TCCTCATTGATGCCTATGGTTCTGGCTTTTAACAAAATAGAATCAATTAGATAATCTAGAGATACACTTGAAAGATTTTCATTCGTGTATTGTATTTGACGCTCTTTAACACCCGGAAGTATTTCTATAATTCTACTGTACACTATCCTTATGGGTAGACTTTTGTTTAAGTACGTAGAGAGGGATGTAAGAACATTTCCAGAATATTTCAGAAAAGGCTCTTCTTTGAAAATTATTTCATCAATTATTTTAGGTATGTTTTTATTAACATCTGAAAGTATACTTGTTACTGTGTTTATTTCTGTTTGAGAGAAAATGTTAAATCTTTTATATTCTGTGTTAATTACTAGCCATTGCGGAATAATAATCCTAAATATCGCATTCTTATTATCAGTTGATTCATTTTTCTTTCCTGGAGAATCTACCTGATTGAATTTTTTTAATATAACAACTACGTTACCCTTTCCTCTTTTAAAAGGGAGATTTACATCCTTTGTCACTTCCAGTCTTACGTTCTTGTTTACTTTCCGCAACTCTAATAATATCTTCCAGTATTTTCCCTTATCAAGCCAGTGGGGTACTTCGTTTTCCCTATCCCAAAAATCTACTAAACTATGATACGCATACCCATCTTCTAAATGATTTGTTTCCGGATTGAACGTTTCATAGTCATATTCTCCTATAAATGGGTCTAGTTTACGACATGAATGCCATGTATTCCTTATCATTTTTGCAGTGTTATCAAACTGTGAATGTGCCATAAGACCCCATATACAACCCAACGCACTAGTAGTAGTGAAAAGTACGTTGGTCCAATCTCTATTCCAATCAAGTTCCTTACCAGAAAAAAGATCTGATATTAGTGGAATGGCGAAAATACCCGTTGTGATCATCGAAGCAAATGATAATGAAATGAAAAAACAACTCGCATAATCATAATAGGACAAATTAAAAGTCCATTTCTTAATCGACTCGCCTACATTCAAATCAATTTTCCCCCCCAAATGGAAATTGGGTTCTGTTTAAGTTTCCATTTATTGATATTTAACTTGAATTATCCCTCTATCTATCTTATGAATGTTATTTTTGCATTACCTCATATTGATACTAAAAATTATATACCAACATATACGTATGATAAAATACTATAAGAAGTTAGGAAACTGCTTTGAAATTTTGATTTTGATTTTGAATTAGTATTCGATATTCAAAATTGGTAGAAATACTTTGAAAAAAGATAGTAAACACCATTAGGAAATATTCATTTGTTTCGCTTTATTCACTATGTTTCTTATAATGTTATTAGATGCAGAAAGCTGACTTTGGGGATTAAATATCACTTCTAATTCCTCTTTGCTTACATTTTTGATAATTTCTTCTTCTTTTATTAGAGCATCAAAAAAATGTTCTTGTTTTTCAACTGCATTGAAGGCAATTGATTGAATATCTCTATATGCTTTGAATCTGGGAATACCCTTTAATACCAAAACCTGCAGGACAAATTCGGCAAATATTTGACCCTTGGTCAATTCTATATTATTTACTATTTTTTCCTTGTTTATTTTCAAACCTGCGATGATCTTTATCATTGTGGTTATCATATCATCCACCAGGATGGATGACATTGGAATAATAAAACGTTCGTTAGCCGAATTTGATAAATCTCTTTCATGCCATAATGCTATATTTTCTAAAGAAACGTTCAGATTTGATTTAACGATTCTGGCCAATGAAGAGATTCTTTCGCTCTTTATTGGATTTTTTTTTACTGGTACTGCGCTACTTCCCATCTGGCCTTTCTTAAATGGTTCTTGAACTTCTCCTATCTCCGTACGCTGCAAGTTTCTAATTTCGATGGCTATTTTGTCTAATGTTAATGCTATTAGTGTAATTGTGAATAACATTTCTGAATATCTCTCCCTTGGAATCACTTGTGTTGCGGCTTCGACGGGGAAGAGGTCTAGTTTCTTTGCAACTATTTTTTGAACCTCTAATGCATTCTCTCTCATCAAAGATCCTGTTCCCACAACTCCCAGAGTTTTGCAAAGTAGGAATCTTTTTTTCCCTTCGTCAATCCTTATTAGGTGGTCAAGTAATTCATTTGACCAAATGGCAAATTTAAGTCCGAAGGAAGTAATACTTGCATGTTGTCCATGAGTTCTGCCTACCGCAGGCAAGTCTTGATATTGTGTTGATTTTTTTAGTAATTCGTTGATAAGCTGGTGCAATTTTGATTCCAATATCTTAAATACATCTCGCATCTGCATTGAGGTACTACTGTCTACCACATCATTACTTGTCAAGCCATAATGAATCCAAGGTTTTGAACTTTCTGAACATAACTCGCTTATTGCCTCTACTATTGCAGCAGTATCATGATCGCTTATGCTTTCTAATTCTTTAACTCTTTGTACTGTTATTTTATTAGATGAAATAACCTCTTCAATATTTTTAGAAGCTTCCATTGGGATTATCTGTAATTCAGCCTGTGCATTTGCAACTGCAGATTCAAAAATTAATTCATAATTTAGTTTTCTATCTTCTTCAAAAATGTCTTTCATTTCTTTTGTTCCATATCT
This Candidatus Nitrosocosmicus oleophilus DNA region includes the following protein-coding sequences:
- the purB gene encoding adenylosuccinate lyase; the protein is MPILPIDSGRYGTKEMKDIFEEDRKLNYELIFESAVANAQAELQIIPMEASKNIEEVISSNKITVQRVKELESISDHDTAAIVEAISELCSESSKPWIHYGLTSNDVVDSSTSMQMRDVFKILESKLHQLINELLKKSTQYQDLPAVGRTHGQHASITSFGLKFAIWSNELLDHLIRIDEGKKRFLLCKTLGVVGTGSLMRENALEVQKIVAKKLDLFPVEAATQVIPRERYSEMLFTITLIALTLDKIAIEIRNLQRTEIGEVQEPFKKGQMGSSAVPVKKNPIKSERISSLARIVKSNLNVSLENIALWHERDLSNSANERFIIPMSSILVDDMITTMIKIIAGLKINKEKIVNNIELTKGQIFAEFVLQVLVLKGIPRFKAYRDIQSIAFNAVEKQEHFFDALIKEEEIIKNVSKEELEVIFNPQSQLSASNNIIRNIVNKAKQMNIS